The proteins below come from a single Nostoc sp. KVJ3 genomic window:
- a CDS encoding DNA adenine methylase: MVIQISKETSPRPFLKWAGGKSRLIQQYIPYFPKSYKNYYEPFLGGGAVFFYLQPTTAILTDINAELINTYCCVRDRVDELIALLKEHKIQHNKDYYYSIRNNYSGTDIEKAARLIYLNKTCFNGLYRVNSQGKFNVPLGRYENPNICSEVLLRTASEALKRAEIKQADFTEILNHANSSDDFVFFDPPYHPISDTSYFTAYSQNCFSKKDQEILRDICAELASRDVKVIVCNSDSEFVRNIYRDINFETYKIKAARSINSNIKNRGVVDELLITSFKDFYLPKQ, translated from the coding sequence ATGGTAATTCAAATCTCCAAAGAAACTAGCCCGCGTCCCTTTTTGAAGTGGGCAGGGGGTAAAAGTAGGTTAATACAGCAATATATTCCTTATTTTCCCAAGAGTTATAAAAATTACTATGAGCCATTCTTAGGCGGCGGTGCTGTTTTTTTCTATCTGCAACCAACCACTGCAATTTTAACTGATATAAATGCCGAATTAATTAATACTTATTGTTGTGTTAGAGATCGTGTTGATGAATTAATTGCCCTATTAAAAGAGCATAAAATCCAACATAATAAAGATTATTATTATAGTATCCGAAACAACTACAGTGGAACTGATATAGAAAAAGCGGCTCGTTTAATTTATCTTAATAAGACTTGTTTTAATGGTCTTTATCGAGTCAACTCACAGGGAAAGTTCAATGTGCCTCTAGGCAGATATGAAAATCCTAATATTTGTTCTGAGGTTTTACTAAGAACAGCCTCAGAAGCACTTAAACGTGCAGAAATTAAACAAGCAGATTTTACAGAAATCCTAAATCATGCTAATAGTAGCGATGACTTTGTATTTTTTGATCCGCCCTACCATCCTATTAGTGACACTAGCTATTTCACCGCTTATAGTCAAAATTGTTTTAGTAAAAAAGACCAAGAAATTTTAAGAGATATTTGTGCAGAGTTGGCAAGTCGTGATGTTAAAGTTATTGTGTGTAATTCTGATAGTGAATTTGTTAGAAATATTTATAGAGATATCAATTTTGAAACCTACAAAATCAAAGCAGCCCGATCAATTAACTCCAATATAAAAAATAGAGGCGTGGTTGACGAACTCCTAATTACATCTTTTAAAGATTTTTATTTGCCCAAGCAATAA
- a CDS encoding PD-(D/E)XK nuclease superfamily protein, whose product MALTQGGRANKSGNILEGNVEAILNGHNYFQVGNYVSKEFILNAALLPKRYGKEVYIGTGIYHTDLKVDFYVVGSPAMPSGLIFECKWQESPGSVDEKFPYLNMNIQNYYPAPTIVILGGEGMREGASKWLKARVNDNHNLLAVYSLDRFIAWANKNL is encoded by the coding sequence ATGGCTCTGACTCAAGGCGGACGGGCAAATAAATCTGGGAATATTTTAGAAGGAAATGTTGAAGCAATCTTAAATGGACATAATTATTTCCAAGTCGGGAACTATGTCTCAAAAGAATTTATACTAAATGCTGCTTTATTACCAAAACGTTATGGAAAAGAAGTTTATATTGGAACTGGAATTTATCATACCGATCTGAAAGTTGATTTTTATGTTGTTGGCTCACCTGCAATGCCATCTGGTTTAATTTTCGAGTGCAAATGGCAAGAAAGCCCTGGTTCTGTCGATGAAAAGTTTCCTTACTTGAACATGAACATCCAGAACTATTACCCTGCACCAACTATCGTCATTTTAGGCGGTGAAGGAATGCGAGAAGGCGCAAGCAAATGGCTAAAAGCAAGAGTTAATGATAACCATAATTTATTAGCAGTTTATAGCTTAGATAGATTTATTGCTTGGGCAAATAAAAATCTTTAA
- a CDS encoding HetZ-related protein, producing MKTNVVNLPNSTPIFDNHLSTEEFSDSSSETLIELLCQEMQAQVKAAPRCVEALANRIAIEVERICDKSSRIQTSGEIKSWQITLGRHRMQKCLRYYQLGSKQGRVELHSNLGAMVYRHVTISGSELGFDARYSLIEDFLQAFYIEAIKAFRRENELPNDHTPRTQLQLAEYMAFTEQYAKRRINLPGGANQQLIILRAQGFARRQPQETTVDIEMAVESAKGEEAESYQRNSAVQQLRSQMIAQTNFDPSEESERDRVITELMKYLESQGQSDCMNYLSLKLQDLSAPEIDQILGLTSRQRDYLQQRFKYHVEKFAKQHHWQLVHQWLGAGLEQKLGLSSQQWEIFVNQLTEQQQQILQLKTARQNDQAIAKTIKCTPKQLQKRWTQLLELAWSIRNGHTEAQTG from the coding sequence ATGAAAACTAACGTCGTTAATCTACCAAACTCTACACCCATTTTTGATAACCACCTTTCGACCGAAGAATTTTCAGACAGCAGCAGCGAAACCTTAATTGAATTGCTGTGTCAGGAAATGCAAGCACAAGTGAAAGCAGCGCCCAGATGCGTAGAAGCTTTAGCCAACCGCATAGCCATAGAAGTAGAACGCATTTGTGACAAAAGCTCGCGTATCCAAACATCTGGAGAAATCAAATCCTGGCAGATTACGCTAGGAAGGCATCGGATGCAAAAGTGCTTACGCTACTACCAACTAGGTTCCAAACAAGGGCGGGTGGAATTACATAGTAATTTGGGTGCTATGGTTTACCGCCATGTAACTATATCTGGCTCGGAGTTGGGCTTTGATGCTCGTTACAGCCTAATTGAAGATTTTTTACAAGCATTTTATATCGAAGCTATCAAAGCTTTCCGCAGAGAAAACGAACTACCTAACGATCATACGCCGCGTACTCAGCTGCAATTAGCTGAATATATGGCCTTTACAGAACAGTACGCCAAACGTCGCATCAATTTACCTGGTGGTGCAAATCAACAATTAATTATCTTACGCGCCCAAGGTTTTGCTCGTCGTCAACCCCAAGAGACTACCGTGGATATTGAAATGGCGGTAGAGTCAGCTAAGGGTGAAGAAGCAGAATCTTACCAGCGTAACTCAGCGGTGCAACAACTGCGATCGCAGATGATTGCCCAAACTAATTTTGATCCATCTGAAGAGTCAGAACGCGATCGCGTCATCACTGAGTTGATGAAATATCTGGAGTCTCAAGGACAATCTGATTGTATGAACTACCTTAGCTTGAAACTTCAAGACCTCTCAGCCCCAGAAATTGACCAAATTCTCGGTTTAACCAGCCGTCAGCGCGATTATCTCCAACAACGCTTTAAATACCACGTAGAAAAGTTTGCCAAGCAACACCATTGGCAACTAGTACATCAATGGTTAGGTGCAGGTTTAGAGCAAAAATTGGGTTTATCTTCCCAGCAGTGGGAAATCTTTGTAAATCAACTCACAGAACAGCAACAGCAAATTTTACAATTAAAAACTGCAAGGCAAAACGATCAAGCGATCGCTAAAACCATCAAATGCACCCCCAAACAGTTACAAAAGCGCTGGACTCAACTCTTAGAACTAGCATGGTCTATCCGCAATGGTCATACTGAGGCACAGACCGGTTGA
- a CDS encoding L-threonylcarbamoyladenylate synthase has translation MAKIFPVHPDNPQIRRIEEIKSALFSGAVMLYPTDTVYAIGCDLNAKSAVERVRQIKQLANDKPLTFLCPSLSNVATYAFVNDTAYRIMKRLIPGPYTFLLPATKLVPRLVQSPKRKSTGIRVPNHTVCLELLAALGNPIISTSAHLPADEADNGMIRIDPETVQSRVELFDRLDKLVDIIVDTGEEPTYEVSTILDMTGDEAEIIRRGLGWEAAAAWV, from the coding sequence ATGGCAAAAATTTTCCCAGTTCATCCGGATAATCCTCAAATTCGTCGAATAGAGGAAATAAAGTCGGCGCTTTTTAGTGGCGCAGTCATGCTTTATCCTACTGATACAGTTTATGCGATCGGTTGTGATTTGAATGCTAAGTCGGCGGTAGAACGAGTGCGGCAAATAAAACAGCTAGCAAATGATAAACCACTGACATTTTTATGTCCCTCACTTTCAAATGTGGCAACTTATGCCTTCGTAAATGACACAGCCTATCGGATTATGAAACGCTTGATTCCAGGGCCATACACGTTTTTGCTCCCAGCAACTAAATTAGTACCGCGATTGGTACAAAGCCCTAAGCGGAAAAGTACCGGAATTAGAGTCCCAAACCATACTGTGTGTTTGGAGTTGCTGGCAGCCTTGGGCAATCCGATTATTTCAACTTCGGCACATCTGCCAGCAGATGAAGCAGATAATGGCATGATTCGGATAGATCCAGAAACTGTTCAGTCGCGGGTAGAGCTATTTGACCGTTTAGACAAGTTGGTAGACATAATTGTAGACACTGGCGAAGAACCTACTTATGAAGTATCTACGATTTTGGATATGACGGGAGACGAAGCAGAAATTATACGGAGGGGTTTAGGTTGGGAAGCAGCAGCAGCATGGGTATAA
- the larC gene encoding nickel pincer cofactor biosynthesis protein LarC, translating to MNKIAYLQCPTGISGDMCLGALVSLGVPVEYLIEKLNGLGIEQEYQLRAEFVQRNGQQATKVHVDLVHDHHHHHDHDREHSHHHTRHLPEIEQMILKAGLPSSAEAWSLAVFRQLAVAEGAVHGISPEKVHFHEVGAIDAIVDIVGTCLGLDWLGIDSNDEGWPLLYCSAFPTGGGTVRAAHGQMAVPVPAVLKLWEMRSCPVYSNGIDRELVTPTGAAIATTLVKDFGSPPAIAIKQVGLGAGTINLPIPNILRLWLGESTSFQSNFSDSEDSSSNLETISVLETQIDDLNPQAIGYVFEALFAAGAVDVFTQAIAMKKSRPGILLTVICHPENLLSCEAVIFRETTTLGIRRTTQQRAILQREIQQVEIEYGKVRVKIAWKGESPEKVITNVQPEYEDCAELARKHNIPWREIQRLALQRWYLVNG from the coding sequence ATGAATAAAATTGCTTATCTTCAATGTCCGACAGGAATTTCTGGTGATATGTGCCTGGGTGCTTTGGTAAGTTTGGGTGTTCCTGTGGAGTATTTAATTGAAAAACTCAATGGGTTGGGTATTGAACAGGAATATCAGTTAAGGGCAGAATTTGTCCAACGGAATGGTCAACAGGCGACTAAAGTCCATGTGGATTTAGTACACGATCATCATCACCATCACGACCACGATCGCGAACATAGTCACCATCACACACGCCACTTACCAGAAATAGAGCAGATGATTCTCAAAGCTGGGTTGCCATCATCGGCAGAAGCTTGGAGTTTGGCGGTATTCCGACAGCTAGCAGTGGCAGAAGGGGCGGTGCATGGAATTTCCCCTGAAAAAGTTCATTTTCATGAAGTGGGCGCTATAGATGCGATTGTAGATATTGTGGGTACTTGTCTGGGTTTGGATTGGCTGGGGATTGACAGTAATGACGAAGGATGGCCTTTACTTTACTGCTCGGCATTTCCGACTGGTGGCGGTACTGTTCGGGCTGCACATGGTCAAATGGCAGTACCAGTACCAGCTGTATTAAAGCTGTGGGAAATGCGGAGTTGTCCAGTTTATAGTAATGGTATTGATAGAGAACTGGTGACACCAACAGGAGCCGCGATCGCTACTACTTTGGTAAAAGATTTTGGATCGCCACCCGCGATCGCTATCAAGCAGGTAGGACTGGGAGCAGGAACCATAAATTTACCCATTCCCAATATTCTACGCCTCTGGCTGGGTGAAAGTACAAGTTTCCAGTCAAATTTCAGTGATTCTGAAGATAGTAGCTCAAATTTAGAAACCATCTCCGTACTAGAAACCCAAATTGATGATTTAAATCCTCAAGCGATCGGCTATGTGTTTGAGGCATTGTTTGCTGCTGGTGCGGTGGATGTTTTTACCCAAGCGATCGCAATGAAAAAGTCCCGTCCAGGGATTTTACTGACTGTGATTTGTCATCCAGAAAATTTACTCAGTTGTGAAGCGGTTATATTCCGCGAAACTACAACTTTGGGCATTCGGCGAACAACTCAGCAACGCGCCATTTTACAACGAGAAATTCAACAAGTGGAAATTGAATATGGCAAAGTGCGCGTCAAGATAGCATGGAAAGGAGAATCACCAGAAAAAGTTATTACTAATGTGCAGCCAGAATATGAAGATTGTGCAGAGTTAGCCCGAAAACATAATATTCCCTGGCGGGAAATTCAACGGTTGGCTCTACAGCGTTGGTATTTGGTCAATGGCTAA